TCCCGAAGTGCTACTACAAAAGCAACAAACCACTGCATTTTCAATTCTTGCCCTCCCAGCCCAGGCTGCAATGCTAAGCATGTTTCCGAGGGAGTAAGTTCTACtgagcacagtgggacttactcctgaggaTCACACTGGCATTCTCCGAGTCAAGCTCCTTTGTCTTAAGCAACATGAATTATTGAGAGCTGGCCTAAGTATCACCGTGGCTTGGATATCCTTCCTCAGCTACATGCTTGCAATGGAACACACCGTGGCCTGACCTGCGCCTTTTGTTCCGAATCAGTAAAGAGCTGGATCGATAACAGGCAATGGCTCCACTTTCCGCCCATCCCAGCAGGACCCGGGTGTAGCCAATCGCATGAACCCACAGAGGAGCATTTTAAGCAAGTCACTGTATCTGCAAGGGGCTCACTGCtgtcctgttgctgctgcccgTGGTCCTTGCAGCCATGACTCCCATAGCCAAATCTTTCTACGATCTCAACGCCACCGACCTCCAAGGGGAGAAGGTGGATTTCAACAACTTCAGAGGGAGGGTGGTCTTGATAGAAAATGTGGCCTCCCTCTGAGGCACAACGGTGAGGGATTACACCCAGATGAACCAGCTGCAGAGCAAATACCCTCGACGGTTGGTTGTGCTGGGTTTCCCTTGCAACCAGTTTGGCTACCAGGTAAGTGACCTGGTTCATTCTCTCTTTGGCCAGCCTTTATTGGCAAAAGATGGCTCCATCTCTTAACAAAGTCagaccatctggctcagtattgttgacactgactggtggcacggcagcagtccAAATCTTTAGACAGGtgtttcccagctctacctggagctgccggggattgaacctgggaccttttgcatgcaaaacagatgctcttccGCTGAGCTACAGCTCCCCCGTCAAGTAAGCCCATTCTCTTCAATACCCTATCATCATTCCTTTGTGGATCCTATGTACACTTGTTTGAGAAGTGAGGGATTGCAGCCCCTTTTAACTTAATGGGGCTTTGCTCCTACGCAGGAGGGTCAAGCTGCATGTGTATCGTGTAGGAGGGATAATTTTACTTATCTGAAAGACTCCTGGACTGTGACTTCTGAATAACTGTTCAATCCTGCAGGATTCTCAGGAGAAGAGAGAAGCAAAGTGCCAGGTGAATAAAATTCAAATACATTGTTCAGAAACAATTCAATTGCTATAAATTGACACTTATTCTGGCTCTTCTGTTAAGATGTAATTTAGCATATTTACGACCCTATAATATTGCCACTTTTAAAGGCATCACAAGGGCTCTATTtggagcaaaaatgtataaatttataAGAGAATGTCTgtgtacacatcatacatttaaagcacatgacttctcccaaagaatcctgggaactgtagtttgttaagggtttggGGAAGTGTAGCTCTGCCAGAGGAAACTTTGGATCACTCCTTGATTCCAGAGAAAGCCATTATTATCTATGCCAGTTACATTGTTTTTACtattcctattattatttcatttatgacaCTCCACCCACCCTACAGTCTCAGGGTggtgttaaaaacagtttaaacttACTATTACAAAACATGCAAtcataaaaactaataaaaagtaaCAAAAGCTCATACAATTGCTTATGTTATATTTAGATTTCCAATCTTTCTGCATTATAAATATTAGAggccaatttcttttaaaaaagcggGGGGAGATGCTTGATTCAAGAAGGTGTATACCATCCAAATATTGACTTATACTTTCTTCTGCTATCAACTTAGAtacactgatttttatttttactttagcTTTTCagtttttttgagctgcttcattTTGGCATCTATTTCTTCACTAGGGATCAGTCAGGAGTTTAATTCAGTCACCATTTGTGATCCTGACACTACTTGCATCAGTTCCTGAGCTTGCCCTTAATCCATATGAAGATTTCTGTTGCCCATCATGCCAGGTGCCCAGGAAGGAAATTACTCATCACCACTTGTTTGTTCTGGGATAAACTTTGCTTTGCTAGCAATAATGCATGGGCTTTGTGCTAGCACACTAAACACATGACTTTGTCCCTTCCACTGCAGGCAGCAGAGGAGATGGTAGAAGTAGCTCTCATCAGTCTAGGAGCCAGCTATGAGGATTTTGTAAGGATGTTTGCAGACATGGGAGCAATTTGCAACAGGACTGTTTGTCTGGCCAAGGCTGCTGCTACTTGAGTGTAAATCCCCCTGAACAAGGAGTTCTTGCTGAGTAAACAGGCACAGGATTGCTCTATAAATTGCAAAGCAGCAGACAAACCTAAAATAGGTCAGAAAGACCTACGGTCATTGCCAATCCACACTCTCAAACTGTCTCTGTGCTGTCTCCAGCAGGCAGCTCCTTCCTCAGTGCCAAACACTGAACACAAAGGACCTGAATATAAAACAAATGCCATTGGCCAGCCTACCCAAGGAGAAAATATTCCTGGCACTGAACCACAAATGCACCACACTTATTTCCAGTTGTGGAAACCTAACACCCTAGAATAGAGATAACAAGTTATTTTTTCCCCGAGAGCCACAGTCACTCTTGGCCAATCATCTGGTGGCCTCATGCTGCAGGCGGGCAACCCACTCCTCTCTCCCACATGCAACCCACACTCCTCACCACCCCAGATAGGATCCATATAAGAAGGTCTGAAAACAAAAGATGTGTTcataagacttttaaaaataaaaaaacaaaggtTCACTGCATGTAGCACTTGACAGAATCCAGCCAACTTTAGAGTCAGTATTCCACAATTCCAGAAAGACTTCTAGTCTAGCAGCGTCTGTGGGAGGGGGATACTGCAATATGCTAAAAGAACAGGAAAATCATCCCACTGGTCAAAATGAAGATGATTCAAAACCAATTATTGCTTATAAACACATATATGAAACTCTTGCCTTGAAAGCAATGAGAATCCTTGTTTCTCACATCTGTTCTAGGGAGCCAGCCCCAGAATGTTGTGCAATATCCTCTTGTATGAGCTTCAGCCCCTACAAGGAAGACTCTTTCACATAAGTCAAACCAGCCATGCATTTGAGCATAGCAGGAACCAAAGCAAGATTGCATCCAAAGTGCTCTGCTGGATAGACTGAGCTTGACCTGTACAGGGTGTCCCAATGCTCATTGTGCTTCCCGCTTCTCTCCATCAGGAGAACTGCACGAATGAAGAGATCCTCAACAGCCTGAAGTATGTGCGGCCTGGTTCCGGATTCGAACCCAACTTTACCCTTTGCCAGAAATGCGAGGTGAACGGCAAGAACACCCACTCCGTCTTTGCCTACTTGAAGGACAAACTTCCTTACCCAGATGACAACCCTTCCTGTTTCATGATGGAACCCAAGTTCATCATTTGGAGCCCGGTGCACCGCCATGACATCTCCTGGAACTTTGAGAAGTTCCTGGTGGGGCCTGAAGGCGAGCCTTTCAAGCGCTACAGCCCCCGATTCCTCACCACCAACATCGAGCCCGACATCCAGCGCCTCCTGAAGCTTGCCAAATAAGAGGAGAACAAGCATCCCCAAGATTATTCCATTGGAGACTGGACCATTAGGGCAACCTCTGCCTGCCCTCACCTTATTTCTTATAAATGCCCTGGGACGTGGCacagcctgtcagcttcctcctcttccttctccgtTTTGCTCTTGTAGAACTCAGAAGGAAGGAGGCTAAACTAGAGTTAGTGGGCTATGTCTGTCATTGGACCTGGCCCCACTTACtggccccaatgggcaccagccaccactggattATTCTAAGTGTCTTGATGGAGCAAGGCGGGTCATAAGAATGGCTTGACGTTCACTGCGCTGTGATCATGGGTATCTCCTCCCTGCCCACCTGTAGAAAAAAACCCATGCCCCTACTCCCTCACCTTCTTTCTGAGTGTATCAGGTGCTTCCTCCTAGCTCCTGACAGAGCCAACATCAGACTTTTACTGAGTGACGGTGCCCTCCTAAAGCTCAACGGAGGGGGCCCGAAAGGTGTAAAGGTGCTGATCCCCTGGCCCTTGCTTGCTGGGCACTCCTTGTTTCATGAGTCCAATAAATGAGTTGACGAATCCCCCCTTGTTTTCTTATCACACACCTTTAAAATGGTTGCTTTTGCTTCCTAGGCTGAAAAAGCCAAAAACCTCGTCTGTTTCCTATTTCTGGCCTTCGATGTCCTTTTTATTCCCATTTCCCATAAATCGTGGCATTAAACAAAGCAGTATGTGTACAAGACCAGGCCGAATCACCGGGGGCCATTTATTAGCTTaatatttctgtccttccacatCCCCCAAAGGCGCCAACCATTCAACGAGGCTTGAAAAATGACCCTAAACTCTGCTAGGTAAAAGCATTCCCTGCTACAATTCATTCCCCCCGTGAAAGTATAGACTTAACAAATATGACTTGCAGTATTCTATCAGGCCCCTTTGTCTTAAGATATTGGGACTATACTTAGTTAGAAAATTTACATGCTGCCCCAGCTCCATGCAGGAAGTATTAAAATGCCCAGCTTTGTTAACACATATTGCTAGTGCAGCGCAAATAAATTGGGCTTTGCTACTAAGCAAAGTAAAtcataataccagttgctggaaaccgcaggagaggAGAGTACTCtggtgctcagctcctgcttacGGGCtttccataagcatctggttggcactGTGAGATCAGAAGGCTAGACTCGATCCagaaagctcttcttatgttctgatacTCAATGCAAGTGGCAGAAGCTCTTCCTAATCCAGAGAAAAATCAGGCAATTAAGATTCTAATTTTATGGAATCTACCACCTCCACTTCTGATTATATCGCTTTCAGTGGTACCAAacctcctgcttctgcttttgTCTTGCCAGCTGAACTCAGGTGAGCCATTTATGTCGCTATTTTTCTTTATATGCTTTTCCTGCTCACATCCAACTCATTGGAACCTGCTCTACTCTTTACCATACTCTTATGCACATCTCAGGAAACATCCAGAAGCCTCTTCCATCTCATAAAAGAATTTATATCATAGTTTACTCTTTGTTTAACCTAGggcaaataaaatgcaaaatgccCCAATCTGGGATTTAGGTTTGAGGGGCATGCACCTGGCACCCACTGCAGAAAAGCTGACCTGGTCTCATGAATTCTGCAGGCGGATGAAATGTCTGCAGTTCTGTTTAtcattcctcctccaccaccaccacccgctTTCATCTGTCAGTGGCAGACTGCAGCACTCCCCGTCGCTGGCACTCTGTCCAACCAGCCAGGGAGAGCTGGCCACAAAGGTAAAGCAGAATTGTGGGGTGCCAAATGACTCCAAAAACTGTCAAGGTGAATGAGAGGGCACGAAGCAGGTGCAAAAGGAGACGTCTGAGTTAGGAAATGTATGTCTTGACAAAATGCCTTTTGCTTAAGGGAGGCTAGTCTGATGTATGCCAGAGATGCACAGGAGATTTAATTGCTGAGATTCATTATGATCATTTTAAATGATAAGCCCTCCTTCCCTTCACCTGGGCTTGCCACATCACAAACTACATTCCCAGTCTCTATATGCATGCCCCGCTTATTCAGTAAACTTCTCTTAAAGATCATGGGGAGCCTAATGCAGCTCCAGTGGCTGTCCTTTCACCCTCACGAAGAGACACATTAGCAAAGTTTTGACTAGAGAGAGCAAAAGGAATGATAGAACAAAGTagagatgccccccccccggtcacgATACAGCTTTCTGCAGGTATCTTAATATGCTGTATGGAACAAGGCCAGCTTTTGCAAACTGGGTCAGCTGTACAATGCGACGTGACTTCCATTCAAAGCAAGGCCTGCTCTTAACGGGAGTCACATTGCCAGATGGATGAAGAGGGATATTCAACGCTTGCCATGTCCTGCCGCTGTCCACCTGTATGACCCTGGGAGAGCCTACGCTCTTCAGGTATTGTAGAACCataaaaagcaataataaaagcaTGCTGTGGACCACAAAGAAAGGATGGGCGTTTTGCACATCAACACAGCCCCTGTTCTTTGCAGGGTCATTATTTCCAATGCATCCCTTACACTGTTGATTGAATGAGGTGGCTGCTGTAGTTTTCTTCGTGCACTTCACAATATCAAGGCCTGTTTACTGTATTTACAGCACCATATTTCATGGCAAGTCCTTCAGCAGGAATGAGGAGACTGCGACCCGCCGCTACCACATTTTTGACTGGCGGCAATACAAAGACTTTCCCCTGAAGTGCTTAAAGTGCAAGAGGAAAGAAACAGACATCTAATGAGTCATGTCCTGTTagacccctccccccttttagtctaaaatataaataaatctatgAAGCTCATTACAGACTCCATTTAGTCAGGCCTTCCAGGAATTAAAATCAATACAAGTCCAAGAAACAAACACTAAGTGGCAAGAACAGAGGGTTTCCTTCAGAGCAAGGAGAGCAATGTGCAATTCTGCTAAAAGAAGTGCTGGCTAGTGTAACACTTTATTAAAAAATggggcagattttttaaaaagttgcgcTTGCAGGAGCCAGCACAAGAAGTCCTGCTAGCACAACAAGGCTTCTACacctcccttccccaaaatcaggACTGTGAGGTTGGGAGAACCACCAGAACAGTACACAGGGAAAGAAGAGAGGGGATTGTTTGATCTGGCAAGCaaaaaatgcttgtgctgatgggatAATCCTAATAGCACAAGGTTCAATCCCACACAATGGGTGCAGCCCAGGCTCATTTgcctcatttatttcaataggaCAGAAGCATAAGCTGTATTGCACCTACTATGATGTCCAACAAGATGGCTAAAATATGCTTTATTTTCACCATGAAGCTTGTCAGTGTACCCTTGTGATTTTCTAGTGGGTCCGGTTAGCCATTTAGGAAAGAAATAGTTCCAACACCATGGGTTTAAAGAAAGCTTTAATTCCAAATGCAAGAACCGtcttgctggatcacaccaaagaccCATCTCATTAAGCACTAGCAGTTTTGTCCCCAGAGTTGCTtgctttgaaatcagtggttaaactCAGCAGAGTTCTGAAAGGCTCAGTCCACTATCGTGATTCAAAGTGGCATCCAATAGTTTTcaaacatagacaaaaacctgctccttgatctcagaaaccaccatgcaaaatttggttttgGTATCTTCAATGTCAAAACGCATAGCGAACAAAACAActgtccaaaatatatagtatatTACACTTCCAAAATGGGCAATCCAGAGGCTGATACTCAAGAATTATCAGAAGCAGTGGCTGAAAAGTTACAGCACTTGGCTTTGTTCCTGAAGAGCAACTTCACATTTTACTCAGCCTCACACCAGATCCTCCCCACTCCCCGCCTAATTTCACAACCCAACCAAAGCCAGGTAGAACTAGACAAGGACCACAGGCTGGTACTGACTTAGGACAGAACTGTAATTGTTAAACTAACACACTAACACGCTTCAGGTAttaagtgtggggaacctttggccctccaaatgttgttgagctacaactcccatcagccccatctagcatggccaatggccagagataatgggagttgtagctcaactcccatcagctccatctagcatggccaatggccagagataatgggagttgtagtacagcaacatcagAAAGGCCAAAGGAACCCAACACCTCCCATACTTGAGCCAATTTACTAAATATGTAACACTGACAAAAGACTTTTCCTGACACTGAAAAGGAAATAATCTGGGCAGTCCTTGCCCAGCAACCTTCTTTCCTGCTGAGGATTAATTTCTATTATCTCTCAGATGATGTTATCACTTCTGCATGAAGCCAACTGCAGAACAACCCctctcagaattattatttttgtttctccTACCAAAGCCAGCTGACAATGGGTCTTAAAAATTAAGCCCTAAAGCCAGCACAGAGGAAATTGGCTTCTTTATCACCTACAAGTTTAGGAAGCAGTATGTACCTATAGTGGAGAGGAGGTAAGCAGCTTGTAACTTAAAAACATGGAGGAGGGTTATATCACTTGACTCTGCATGGACTGAacaggatcccccccccaatccatgtTTCATAACTTGCTGTTACAAAATTAACATGATACAATCGGCTAAAAACAAGAGGCTCAGAACAATGGAGTCATCAGATGAGGATCGTCTGGCAAGACACTGATAGAATCTTCTGCCCTGCCACAGAGCATGCACAGCATGGTGTATTCCTAGAACAAGAGACAAAACATACATTGGGAGAGTGAGAGAAAACACTTGCTGCCCATAACACGGGCCAGGCCCCATCAGGCTAATCTAGCATCTACCTAGTTGAAAACTACAATAGAAAGTCTCCAGGTCATCAAAGAATGCTGCTGTTTTACAAACCAAGACCTTTAATGTGCAGTTTGCCCATGTCACATCATACTGAAGCCATGTTTGTTAGAACTTGCTTCTACATGAGCcaatacttcttctttttttattattgtgaaGACATGCCTGTACAATTCCAGCTGCTCAGAACCAGCGCGACACTATGAAAATGAAGTACTGGGTGTAGTCTTTCGCATCCGAAAAACCTCAGATCTCATTTTTTTTCAACCTGTTGTTTCTTCTCCTTATGGTCACAAATACAATCTCTAAAATTTGCAGGCAATGCCAGAATAGGGGGAGAGTAGACAAAAAAGCAGGCTTCTATATTTCCCTGTCCCTTCTCAGAATTATACCAGAGACCCAAGTATACAAAAAAGcaagcaccgtattttttgctccataagacacacttttttcctcctaaaaagcaaagggaaatgtgagtgcgtcttatggagcgaagggcgctgcgcagagagggagaactgcgaagcgccccttcagcgacgaGCCTGTCCtgcaaagcgggaggaggaacagaaggggctccttctgttcctcttcccgcttcgctgaaggggcgctgcgcagagaggggctccttctgttcctccttctGCTTTGTTGAAGGGGCGCtccgcagagagggagaactgtgcaGCACCCTTCAGCGACGCACCTGTCCTGCGAAACCGGAGGAGAAACAGAAGGggctccttctgttcctcctcccgcttcacttaAGGGGCGctacacagagagggagaggtacgcagcgccccttcagcgaaccgcctctcctggcttctgccttagccgtgtgcagcctcttccgggcagggggagccttcatcctgctgcccaggagaggctgcgcacggctattcCATAAACCAGGGCAGCAAttgggatcgctgtgcagcaatcccgcttgctgtcctggcttctgccttagccacgcacagcctctttgggcagggggagccttcatcccgctgccctgaagaggcttggcgcggctatcccagaagccaggacagccagaggctatcccaaaagccagatccctcttgctgttctggcttctgggattcagaatatttttttccttgttttcctcctccaaaatctaggtgtgccttatggtctggtgcgtcttatagagcgaaaaatatggtatatgcatATTTGCTTAACTGTTGCAAGAACTAGAGTTCAGAATTCAACAGTTCTTGACCCACAGTtctattatttgttttttaaccatgGAGAGCACATAGACATGGCAATGCAGAATAACTGCAGAAACTGAACCCAAGACTTTTCACTTAAAGCAAGGAGCCACAATGGAAGCTCCTTATGGGACCCACCAGATCTTCCAAGACTCTTTACAATCAGTGCTCTTTAATCTGCATCCTCCCCACTATGCCCACCCTTACCACTTCTGATCATATCTTTTTATCATCTACTTTTGGTGACTGCAtttaagaaaaagagagaaatatgcCTATGTGAGAGGATTTTATTATAATGGAAACTGTGGTGGCTGTCACTGGGAGCAGCATGTACGGGTAGCGACCCAGGAGTAGTACTGGGTTGTGTAACCATCCAGTTGAAAATTTAATAAGCACTACCAATTGTGCATGAGTCATAAGGACTAATGAATTATCTGAGAGAATGTTAACAAAGATCCAATATCCACCCAGCAGAGGGAGACAGAGATACAACATTGCGTTCGGTCTGGGAAGTTGCACTCAGGAACATACAGCTCAGAAGCTGACCAACTCTTCTAAAGCCTGGCTTTCAGTATGGGCGAGTGGGTGCAGAGTGGGCCTGGGCCAGCACAGGAAAAAAACCTTCTACTTTACCCCCTTGCTTTTCTTTCAACTggttgagggctagaaacttgcatGTCTGCATATATAATGAAAGCAGAGATTCTAAAAAGCAACAGTCTGTATTAGATGCTAAATACTGCTATGCACATCATGCCGAATGTAAGCAATTATGCCATCTGCCATCAGCACCCATTTTGAAAACACATTGTTTACATAagcaaacaaaagacaaaaaggaaaaaaatacagcTATAAGAGGGGATGTGGACAATAGCACTTATCACCACTGAACATGATGTAAAACATTAAGAGCTATCTTTATATTAGAGGCTATGAGCAAAGCAACATCCACCCCCCATGCAAAACATACGGTAACTGACAAAGAAGTTTGGTAGTATCTGTTGGATAGTCTGTCATTTGATATGGACCTCATAGTGCCTTGACATATTTCTTAAATGAAAGACTgttaaaacccacacagagagaaTGAATAACTGTAAGCAGTGTAGCAGCTGCAACATATTCTGCAGCTAGTACAACCCAGAAGCATATCAGGCATATCACACATGGTCTTTagattcccccccacccaaagaGTTGGAAATTTTATATTACAACTATACACAACACAATTCTGTGCTTATGTATTCAAAATACATCCTGGTATGTTCAATGAGGCATATTCCCAGATATGTACGCACAGGACTGCAACCTTGGATCCCAATACTTCTTGCATCTTAGTGACACAGAAGCTTAacacaaaaacaagcaaaaaagttACAGGAGACTAATGAATGTCACAAGCGTTTTACCTGGTAATCGTCCACTACACTGAAAGTATATTCGTGCCTGGCTATCACATGGTGACAGTTCTTACATACATCTGAAAGGAAAACCAATGGATTTAGAAAAGATCATTAGCCTGGATAGCAGGACCACTTAGGCCCCAATCATGCTCATGCTCTGAATCAATCCCTTGTTTCAAAAAGATATTCACCCACACACATAAGCATTTGGGGGTGCACAGCCATTATTTATGCTTTCTCATACTATGTACACTTTGCTTTTTCTATCACTACCATTGTCCAAACTGACAGGAGAGAAGCTGCACATATGTAGCTACTATAACGCCCTTCCAGCTAGAAACAGCCATTGTAGCAGCAGAAGCTACGAAAAACGGGAGTAGGAACAATAGAGGTGTACAGAGAAGTTGGAGGGGGAAGCAGCGCAGTTTGACACTTGGTTGCTCATTTAAAATTGTTTGAATAGCCAAGTGGCAAAATCCAGGAAGATACATCCAATCTTAGAATGATGTTCCAAAAGAACAAGTTTCTTTTCACTGCCACAGCTGCTGAACATGGAAGCTTTTTACAGCCTTTGCATTTAGGTAATTAATCTAATCGCAACTTAAATCTTTCACTGCCATCACAAATTTACGACAACTTTATTTGGAAAAATTTACATCTCTACATGAATTGAAGATGGCTGATTTGGTTTCTAAAGAGTGGCACTAGCCAGGCAACACAAGAGAAATACTGGTTCATTCATTCAATCATCACCCAAAGTTGCATGCATTACATTTCCAAGCAATTTCACTGAAGGGGGGGAGttcttgggttgttgttgtttttattttgattatgtattttgtggttttatattttgatttttattctgtgaatcgtCCTAAGACATgtgagtatagggcagtatataaattcaataaagaaataaaataaataagcagcttTCAAGCATGGTGAAAGAGATGGGGATAGAAACTATTCTTGGAAGCTATAGGAAATAAATAAGAGGAGGGCTGGTAGCCAGAATGGCACTGCAAGAGACAGATTTCCCTAAGAGCCAGATAGAAAGAAATGGGAACATAGGTTTTCTTTCAGTAGCAACCACAATTCCGAGAGAATCTGGTCATGTGGTTACGCTTACAACTGAAAATGACTACCTCCATCAGCTGCAAAAAGTatcctggagagcaccatgtcaCAGTGGATCACTACCACCTATTTGAAAATGT
The nucleotide sequence above comes from Podarcis raffonei isolate rPodRaf1 chromosome 1, rPodRaf1.pri, whole genome shotgun sequence. Encoded proteins:
- the GPX2 gene encoding glutathione peroxidase 2, producing MTPIAKSFYDLNATDLQGEKVDFNNFRGRVVLIENVASLUGTTVRDYTQMNQLQSKYPRRLVVLGFPCNQFGYQENCTNEEILNSLKYVRPGSGFEPNFTLCQKCEVNGKNTHSVFAYLKDKLPYPDDNPSCFMMEPKFIIWSPVHRHDISWNFEKFLVGPEGEPFKRYSPRFLTTNIEPDIQRLLKLAK